DNA sequence from the Cyanobacterium stanieri LEGE 03274 genome:
CCATGGTTACTGCTAACCGTTTCTGGTCTCAAATCTTCGGTATTGCTTTCTCCAACAAACGTTGGTTACACTTCTTCATGTTGTTTGTGCCTGTAACTGGCTTGTGGATGAGTTCTATTGGTATCGTTGGTTTAGCATTTAACCTTCGTGCCTATGACTTCGTCTCTCAAGAGTTAAGAGCCGCAGAAGACCCTGAATTTGAAACCTTCTACACTAAAAACATTCTTTTAAACGAAGGTTTACGTGCATGGATGGCGCCTCAGGATCAACCTCACCAAAGATTTGAATTCCCTGAAGAAGTATTACCTCGTGGTAACGCTCTCTAAGGTATAAGAATAGATCCATAATCATCTAAATTGAATGAGTCTCCTACGGGGGGCTTATTTTTTTATGGTTACTAAAATTATTGACCTATATTTCCTAGATTTTTACAAACAAGGTAATTGGCAGGGAGATTTTGATATTTATTTAATTCCCAATAACTTAATTTATAATCATCCTGTTAACAAAAAAGAGACATTTCTCGATTATCAAAAGCAGGGAAGAAGACCTAGATTTAGTATTTATAAGGACATAATTTTAGAACATGAAATATCACCTTTAAAATCTTATTCATTAACTTAAAACAGACTTAATATTATTAGCAATTCTTTCAATAACTGGTACAACTACAGAGTTACCAATTTGCTTATAACAATGAGATTTTGCCATATTTTCTGGGAACTTAAATTCAGAAATATCAAAACCCTGGAAAGCCAGACATTCTTGGGGAGTTAACTTTCGATATTTTCCATTAACTTTAACCAATGGCACGTTGTGTCCACCCGTACCCATATTAGCTGTTAACGTAGGACATAATTTATTTTTATTTTCCCTAACATATACCCTTCTCCACTGATAGATGGTATCTTCTTTCGTCATTTTTTGTTTTAATTCTGAATAATATCGGCTAGATTCATTGTAATAATAAGATTCATCAGCAACAGATTTATTGATAATATCCGTTACTTTTTTTGTCAAGGATATAGGCTTAGGAATTTGAAATTTGGTTGACAAATTGTCATTAAATAGATGTATCAAATTGCTTTGCACATTTTCATTTAAAGATGCAACAATATGACCTTCATTTTTAAAACCTACAATATATATTCTTTCTCTAGTTTGAGGTACATTGCCATAATCTTTTGAGTTTATTATAAATGGTATAAATGAATAATTTAAACCTTTAGTTAAAGTATCTTTTATGACTTCAAAAGTTTTACCTTGATCGTGACCAACTAAATTTTTAACATTTTCTAATAATTGACACTCCCACCGACAAATCAAAGATTATGTCGGGGGATTCTAGC
Encoded proteins:
- the dcm gene encoding DNA (cytosine-5-)-methyltransferase; the protein is MICRWECQLLENVKNLVGHDQGKTFEVIKDTLTKGLNYSFIPFIINSKDYGNVPQTRERIYIVGFKNEGHIVASLNENVQSNLIHLFNDNLSTKFQIPKPISLTKKVTDIINKSVADESYYYNESSRYYSELKQKMTKEDTIYQWRRVYVRENKNKLCPTLTANMGTGGHNVPLVKVNGKYRKLTPQECLAFQGFDISEFKFPENMAKSHCYKQIGNSVVVPVIERIANNIKSVLS